A stretch of the Notolabrus celidotus isolate fNotCel1 chromosome 3, fNotCel1.pri, whole genome shotgun sequence genome encodes the following:
- the immp1l gene encoding mitochondrial inner membrane protease subunit 1 codes for MFRSVLGKTLGFVGYTIQYGCIANCAFEFIGEVVVCSGPSMQPTIVNHDIVFSERISRHLCKIEKGDIIIAKCPSDPNMNICKRVMALEGDKVCVSGPSDLFKTHTYVPKGYVWLEGDNLRNSTDSRNYGPIPYALIRGRVCLKVKEDVHCMFSCIKYVFNCRIRKLSYLSFNPLFLSLLFISYTAPHSFGTLSESPSTKSQSDSDSD; via the exons ATGTTCCGCAGTGTGCTGGGGAAGACGCTGGGGTTTGTGGGCTACACCATCCAGTATGGCTGCATTGCAAACTGTGCCTTTGAATTCATCGGAGAAGTTGTTGTG TGTTCTGGTCCATCCATGCAGCCCACCATTGTCAACCACGATATTGTTTTCTCTGAGCGGATAAGTCGTCATCTTTGCAAAATAGAAAA gGGTGATATAATAATCGCAAAGTGTCCATCTGACCCGAATATGAACATCTGTAAAAGGGTGATGGCACTTGAAGGTGACAAGGTCTGCGTAAGTGGCCCATCAGATCTCTTCAAGACCCACACATAT GTTCCAAAAGGCTATGTATGGCTAGAAGGAGATAACCTTAGGAATTCCACTGACTCAAGGAACTATGGCCCAATTCCCTACGCCCTCATCCGTGGGCGGGTTTGCTTAAAGGTAAAAGAGGATGTGCACTGTATGTTTTCatgtataaaatatgtgtttaatTGCAGGATCAGGAAGCTA TCTTATCTCTCCTTTAACccattgtttctctctctcctcttcatctcctaCACAGCCCCTCATAGTTTTGGGACCCTCAGTGAAAGCCCAAGTACTAAATCTCAGAGTGACTCAGACTCTGATTGA